The following are from one region of the Candidatus Acidulodesulfobacterium ferriphilum genome:
- the rsmH gene encoding 16S rRNA (cytosine(1402)-N(4))-methyltransferase RsmH: MEGLKHIPVMLNEAVGILNVMPGRVYVDGTIGGGGFSKEILRRSSPDGFLIGIDRDADAVKNVQIELEKEFDRKRFKLFYSNFSKIDKIVKESGFKNVDGIILDLGISSIQLEGDRGFSFKEEGGLDMRMDKGDGLTAYDVVNRYPEKILADIIWRFGDERHSRKIARKIVESRKNKRIETPVELSKVIKKAIFKGSGKLRIDPATKTFMALRIFVNKEYDSLIEFLGKLKDVLNIGGVIAILSFHSGEDRIVKNFFKNNPDFKSLSKKPILPEGEEVGFNPRSRSAKLRAFCHV, translated from the coding sequence ATGGAAGGACTTAAGCATATACCCGTAATGTTAAATGAAGCCGTCGGTATCTTGAATGTAATGCCTGGCAGAGTTTATGTGGACGGAACCATCGGAGGGGGCGGTTTTTCTAAAGAAATTTTGAGAAGATCTTCCCCTGACGGTTTTTTAATCGGCATAGACAGGGACGCGGACGCGGTTAAAAATGTTCAAATAGAACTCGAGAAAGAATTTGACAGAAAAAGATTTAAGTTATTTTATTCAAATTTTAGTAAAATAGATAAGATAGTTAAAGAGTCGGGTTTTAAAAATGTTGACGGAATAATTCTCGATCTCGGTATAAGTTCGATTCAGCTTGAAGGAGATAGAGGTTTTAGTTTTAAAGAAGAGGGTGGCCTCGATATGAGAATGGATAAAGGGGACGGATTAACCGCTTACGATGTTGTGAATCGTTACCCCGAAAAAATTCTTGCGGATATTATATGGAGATTTGGAGACGAGAGACACTCAAGAAAAATAGCACGGAAAATTGTGGAATCTCGAAAAAATAAACGGATAGAAACCCCAGTAGAGTTATCGAAGGTCATAAAAAAAGCTATTTTTAAAGGTTCCGGAAAATTAAGAATAGATCCTGCGACAAAAACATTTATGGCATTAAGGATTTTTGTAAACAAAGAGTATGATTCGTTAATAGAATTTTTAGGAAAACTTAAAGATGTTCTTAATATAGGAGGAGTTATAGCTATTTTGTCTTTCCATTCGGGGGAAGACAGAATAGTCAAAAATTTTTTTAAAAATAACCCGGATTTTAAATCGTTATCCAAAAAACCGATATTGCCTGAAGGCGAAGAGGTCGGATTTAATCCAAGATCAAGAAGCGCAAAATTGAGGGCTTTTTGCCATGTCTAA
- the mraZ gene encoding division/cell wall cluster transcriptional repressor MraZ: MFSGRYIHSIDDKGRVKLPQKIKESLISNYNNTSLVITNLDKCLVAYPMEEWRKLEEKALKLPSMQKDVLEFLRYFFSGAEGVELDKMDRFLIPQSLKIGGNLDKEIILVGIINRFEIWNKDLWDANFEGAKTNFESIAATMSQIGF; this comes from the coding sequence ATGTTTAGCGGAAGATATATTCATTCAATCGACGACAAAGGCAGGGTTAAACTTCCACAGAAGATTAAGGAATCTCTTATCTCAAATTATAACAATACCTCTCTTGTAATTACAAACCTCGATAAATGCCTTGTTGCTTATCCCATGGAAGAATGGCGTAAACTGGAAGAAAAAGCGCTTAAACTGCCCTCTATGCAGAAAGATGTCCTTGAGTTTTTGAGGTATTTTTTTTCAGGAGCGGAGGGGGTTGAACTTGACAAAATGGACAGATTTCTCATTCCGCAGTCGCTTAAAATCGGTGGAAACTTAGATAAAGAAATAATACTTGTCGGAATAATAAACAGATTCGAAATATGGAATAAGGATTTATGGGACGCAAACTTCGAAGGCGCCAAAACTAATTTTGAATCGATTGCCGCTACGATGTCTCAAATAGGCTTTTGA
- a CDS encoding NAD-dependent epimerase/dehydratase family protein, which yields MRIFITGGTGFAGSAVSEKIKSFGVSVTLLERNKKKIPKLKEQGFEVFEGTLEDKDAVNGFLSNNRFDAIINLIGIIRSQPGFSFQKVHVDYVKILLDLAKKNGIGRFIHMSALGAAVSDSEYFSTKYEGEALVKNSGLKWTVFRPSLIFGDNAAFFDDLINLVKTRVFVPIIGTGETKFAPIDVFSIADAYNNSLYNEKAVNRVFQLCGPDVYTFEGMIDLIMELSPPKKLKLHTPSFIAEKSLNIVERLSLPIVKNLPLTSDQIRMLKYDNVCGEDMSETDELLKLKRTRLKDWLKEYLHKKYN from the coding sequence ATGAGGATTTTTATTACCGGCGGAACCGGGTTTGCAGGCTCGGCGGTATCCGAAAAAATTAAATCTTTTGGCGTTTCCGTTACGCTTTTAGAGCGTAATAAAAAGAAAATTCCAAAATTAAAAGAACAGGGCTTCGAAGTTTTTGAAGGAACCCTTGAAGATAAAGATGCCGTAAACGGTTTTTTGTCCAATAATAGATTTGACGCAATAATAAACCTTATCGGGATAATAAGAAGCCAGCCGGGTTTCTCATTTCAAAAGGTTCATGTGGATTATGTGAAGATACTCTTGGATTTGGCAAAGAAAAACGGCATAGGCAGATTTATCCATATGAGCGCGCTTGGCGCAGCGGTTAGTGATTCCGAATACTTTTCTACAAAATACGAGGGTGAAGCGCTTGTTAAAAATTCGGGTTTAAAATGGACGGTTTTCAGACCTTCTTTGATTTTTGGGGACAATGCGGCTTTTTTTGACGATCTCATAAATTTAGTAAAAACAAGGGTGTTTGTTCCGATAATCGGAACGGGAGAAACTAAATTTGCTCCGATAGATGTTTTTTCCATTGCCGATGCATATAACAATTCTTTATATAACGAAAAGGCGGTGAACAGGGTTTTCCAACTATGCGGCCCGGATGTTTACACCTTTGAGGGTATGATAGATTTAATTATGGAATTATCCCCTCCCAAGAAATTAAAACTTCATACGCCTTCTTTTATAGCAGAAAAATCTTTAAATATAGTCGAAAGATTATCGTTACCCATTGTTAAAAATCTGCCGTTAACATCCGACCAAATTAGGATGCTGAAGTACGATAATGTTTGCGGCGAGGATATGAGCGAGACAGACGAACTGCTTAAGTTAAAAAGAACGCGCTTAAAAGACTGGCTTAAAGAATATTTACATAAAAAATATAACTAA
- the glpX gene encoding class II fructose-bisphosphatase produces the protein MDDKALTIEFVRVTEHAAISVARFIGRGDEKAADRAAVESMRSSLEYIDVDGTIVIGEGERDEAPMLYIGEKVGSGKGQKVDIAVDPLEGTTLAATSAPNAIAVMAIGDKGNFLHAPDTYMQKIAVGPKAKGAIDINLTPTENLHRIAEVLNRYVEDLTVIILNRERHKALIEEVRKTGARIKLIQDGDVAGAIATAKEDSGIDVLMGTGGAPEGVLGAAALRCVGGDMQGRLSFRNEEEKERAVKMGIKDLNKAYNINELAAGDVIFVATGVTGGDYLKGVDFFQGGAKTYSVVMRSKTGTVRYIEAVHYFNYKQIK, from the coding sequence ATGGATGATAAAGCGTTAACGATCGAATTTGTCAGGGTTACGGAGCATGCCGCCATATCCGTTGCAAGGTTTATCGGCAGAGGGGATGAAAAGGCGGCGGATAGAGCCGCGGTCGAATCGATGAGAAGCTCCCTCGAGTATATAGATGTCGATGGAACAATCGTTATAGGGGAAGGTGAAAGAGACGAAGCACCCATGCTTTATATCGGAGAAAAAGTGGGAAGCGGAAAAGGGCAAAAGGTTGATATAGCCGTTGATCCTTTAGAAGGAACGACATTAGCCGCGACAAGCGCTCCAAATGCCATTGCCGTCATGGCAATAGGCGATAAGGGAAACTTTCTTCACGCCCCGGATACATATATGCAGAAGATAGCCGTCGGTCCCAAGGCAAAAGGAGCTATAGATATCAATCTTACCCCAACCGAAAATCTTCACAGAATCGCGGAGGTTTTAAACAGATATGTCGAGGATTTAACCGTTATTATTCTTAACCGCGAAAGGCACAAGGCTTTAATAGAAGAGGTAAGAAAAACAGGAGCAAGGATTAAGTTAATTCAGGACGGGGATGTCGCAGGCGCGATAGCAACGGCAAAAGAGGATTCCGGAATAGATGTCCTTATGGGTACCGGCGGCGCTCCCGAAGGCGTTCTCGGCGCCGCGGCGTTAAGATGCGTCGGCGGAGATATGCAGGGCAGGCTTTCATTCAGGAACGAGGAGGAAAAAGAGCGAGCCGTAAAAATGGGAATAAAAGATTTAAATAAAGCATATAATATTAACGAGCTTGCCGCAGGCGATGTCATATTTGTTGCAACGGGCGTTACCGGAGGCGATTATCTCAAGGGTGTGGATTTTTTTCAGGGCGGGGCAAAGACTTACTCCGTCGTCATGAGGTCAAAGACCGGAACCGTCAGGTATATAGAGGCTGTTCATTATTTTAATTACAAGCAAATAAAATAA
- a CDS encoding citryl-CoA lyase — MSETNSQKEWRTAITSNQDGKILIRGYNLDNLIGNKSYAEVCFLLLKGEMPTPNEAKMLDAIFVSSIDAGIATPSAVAARTVFSGGNSLNAAVAAGILTLGDAHGGAIEKAARMFQDYLKGKEDLSAAGIEEMAKNIVDDAIKNKKRLAGYGHKLHTVDPRTKRLLEVAGDLNFGGNYVKLAAAIADEFRLKKPEQKLPLNVDGCIAAIISDMGFDYRLGKGFFIIARSAGLVGQVFEEWMREKPFRRLAPHLHEYDGVPERR, encoded by the coding sequence ATGTCCGAAACAAATTCACAGAAGGAATGGCGAACTGCCATTACATCCAATCAGGATGGAAAGATTCTTATAAGAGGCTACAATCTCGATAATTTAATCGGCAATAAATCTTATGCCGAAGTCTGTTTTTTACTTTTAAAAGGCGAAATGCCTACGCCAAACGAGGCAAAAATGTTAGATGCCATTTTTGTTTCAAGTATAGATGCAGGTATTGCAACACCTTCAGCCGTTGCCGCAAGAACGGTATTTTCGGGGGGAAATTCACTGAATGCCGCGGTTGCCGCAGGAATATTGACTCTCGGCGATGCGCACGGGGGAGCTATAGAAAAAGCCGCCAGGATGTTTCAGGATTATTTGAAGGGGAAAGAAGACCTCTCGGCTGCGGGCATCGAAGAAATGGCTAAAAATATCGTAGATGACGCAATTAAAAACAAAAAAAGGCTCGCGGGTTACGGTCATAAATTGCATACGGTTGACCCGCGAACAAAAAGACTTCTGGAGGTTGCCGGAGATTTAAATTTTGGCGGCAATTATGTTAAACTTGCCGCGGCAATTGCGGATGAATTCAGGCTGAAAAAACCGGAGCAGAAACTTCCGCTTAATGTTGACGGCTGCATTGCGGCAATAATTTCCGATATGGGTTTCGATTACAGGCTCGGCAAGGGATTCTTTATTATCGCCCGTTCTGCCGGACTAGTCGGTCAGGTTTTCGAGGAATGGATGAGGGAAAAGCCTTTCAGGAGATTAGCTCCGCACTTACATGAATATGACGGGGTTCCTGAGCGCAGGTAA
- a CDS encoding succinyl-CoA synthetase subunit alpha, with the protein MKGTKYLNDGTGVIVIGITGREASQVVIESEKLYPGIVKCGVTPGKGETVLKDDCPVPVFDTVKEALKVKELKQSVNTGLIYVPPTSVLDAVYELIDNGIKLMYIITEHVPIRDSIIIYELAREKGVTIIGGTSLGCFVPSVGRIGAIGGKDPSVAFRDGSIVVLSKSGGLTVTTSEMFKRRGFGIYMALAVGGDVIACTTFADVLPELEKDKNVQACVIMGEPGGTYEEQVAELVAKGGYTKPLAVFVAGVFQEMMPEGVSFGHAGAIVERGMGKATNKIKMLEKVGKKTGTIKVAKFYHELVNALISLGVKRDFEDSSSNDVRPLYSTLK; encoded by the coding sequence ATGAAAGGTACTAAGTATTTAAACGACGGAACAGGTGTTATTGTAATCGGTATCACGGGCAGAGAGGCTTCCCAAGTTGTTATAGAATCGGAAAAACTTTATCCCGGTATCGTAAAATGCGGCGTAACGCCGGGAAAGGGTGAAACCGTTCTTAAAGATGACTGCCCCGTTCCGGTTTTCGATACCGTAAAAGAAGCTTTGAAAGTTAAGGAATTAAAGCAGTCGGTAAATACCGGTCTCATATATGTCCCTCCCACTTCCGTGCTCGACGCCGTTTATGAATTAATCGACAACGGCATTAAGTTAATGTACATCATTACGGAACATGTTCCTATCAGGGATTCCATTATAATTTACGAACTTGCAAGAGAAAAAGGAGTTACGATTATCGGCGGGACATCCTTAGGATGTTTTGTTCCGTCTGTGGGCAGGATTGGCGCAATCGGGGGGAAAGACCCCAGCGTTGCTTTTAGAGACGGTTCCATAGTCGTTCTTTCAAAAAGCGGCGGTCTTACCGTTACCACATCCGAAATGTTTAAAAGAAGGGGCTTTGGTATATATATGGCGCTGGCAGTGGGGGGCGATGTTATAGCCTGCACGACATTTGCGGATGTTTTGCCCGAACTGGAAAAAGACAAAAATGTTCAGGCTTGCGTTATAATGGGAGAACCGGGCGGCACATATGAAGAACAGGTTGCCGAACTGGTTGCCAAAGGCGGCTATACTAAGCCTTTAGCTGTTTTTGTCGCAGGTGTTTTTCAGGAGATGATGCCCGAAGGGGTTTCTTTTGGACATGCAGGCGCAATCGTGGAAAGGGGCATGGGAAAGGCGACAAATAAGATAAAAATGCTTGAGAAAGTAGGAAAGAAAACAGGCACAATCAAAGTCGCGAAATTTTACCACGAGCTTGTTAACGCATTGATTTCCCTCGGAGTTAAAAGGGATTTTGAGGATAGCTCATCCAACGATGTCAGACCATTATATAGCACATTGAAGTAA